A single window of Oreochromis aureus strain Israel breed Guangdong linkage group 7, ZZ_aureus, whole genome shotgun sequence DNA harbors:
- the thnsl2 gene encoding threonine synthase-like 2 isoform X1: protein MQYCSTRGGVRGWDFRDVLFSGYAPDGGMFMPESLPLLSPDTLRSWKGMSYTKVVVEVASLFIPPQLIPRDDLEVLVGEALSGFCVPEVVRIARLKGGLSILELFHGDTLAFKDLAMTCTVRFLNYFLQKENRRATVLVGTSGDTGGSAIQSAKGLPGLDVVVVYPRGRITPVQEKHMISCLKDNIHVFAADGSSDNIDQPLRRLFADQELVKSHGLMSLNSVNWSRVMIQLAHFIYAYLELSGVKQDDVGAALPELEVVVPTGGAGNIAAGLIVKQMGLPLKLVAMVNSNDIVHRMVTSGDFSMAANVTQTLAPAIDIQDPYNMERVFWLLLGRDGPKVKAMMEEFQRSHRHSLPENHRRLLSQVLSTGTVTDEGILETMRNCWEENQYVLCPHTAVAVWHHYHCPHSAQLNRCYIATASPAKFQAAVEKAGLTFDLPEAVLALEKLPTRYQELERSQNWCEDWEGRLRERIHSVSAARKNGMTYYT, encoded by the exons ATGCAGTACTGCAGTACTCGTGGTGGGGTCAGGGGCTGGGACTTCCGGGATGTGCTGTTTTCGGGCTACGCCCCAGATGGAGGGATGTTCATGCCAGAGAGTTTGCCTCTGCTGAGCCCCGACACCCTCAGGAGCTGGAAGGGGATGTCCTACACCAAAGTGGTGGTGGAAGTCGCTTCACTGTTCATCCCTCCTCAGCTGATCCCCAGAGACGACCTGGAGG TCCTTGTGGGTGAAGCCCTGTCTGGCTTCTGTGTGCCAGAGGTGGTCCGAATCGCCAGGCTGAAGGGGGGTCTGTCCATCCTGGAGCTCTTCCATGGAGACACCCTGGCCTTTAAGGACCTTGCTATGACCTGCACTGTGCGCTTCCTAAACTACTTCCTGCAAAAAGAGAACCGCAGGGCAACTGTTCTCGTAG GTACGTCTGGGGACACCGGTGGCTCGGCCATCCAGAGTGCCAAAGGTCTCCCGGGGCTGGACGTGGTGGTGGTTTACCCCCGAGGACGCATCACTCCAGTGCAAGAGAAGCACATGATCTCCTGCCTGAAGGATAACATCCATGTTTTTGCAG CCGACGGCAGCTCTGATAACATAGACCAGCCACTGCGCCGCCTGTTTGCCGACCAGGAGCTTGTTAAGTCTCACGGCCTCATGAGCCTCAACTCAGTGAACTGGTCCAGGGTCATGATCCAGCTCGCCCACTTCATCTACGCCTACTTGGAGCTCAGTGGGGTGAAGCAGGACGATGTGGGTGCAGCGCTGCCGGAGCTGGAGGTGGTGGTTCCCACGGGAGGGGCAGGAAACATTGCAG CCGGCCTCATCGTAAAGCAGATGGGACTCCCCTTGAAActggttgccatggtgaattCCAATGACATCGTGCACAGGATGGTAACCAGCGGTGATTTTTCCATGGCAGCTAACGTCACACAGACGTTGGCCCCGGCTATAGACATCCAG GACCCATACAACATGGAGCGAGTGTTCTGGCTGCTGCTGGGCAGAGACGGCCCCAAAGTGAAGGCGATGATGGAGGAGTTTCAGCGCTCGCACCGACACTCACTGCCTGAGAACCACCGCAGACTG ttgtCGCAGGTTCTGTCGACGGGGACAGTGACGGACGAGGGGATCCTGGAAACCATGAGGAACTGCTGGGAGGAGAACCAGTATGTGCTGTGTCCTCACACAGCTGTGGCAGTTTGGCATCACTACCACTGTCCTCACAGCGCCCAGCTCAACAG ATGTTACATTGCAACTGCTTCTCCGGCCAAATTTCAGGCAGCAGTGGAGAAGGCaggtttgacctttgaccttccaGAGGCGGTGCTGGCTTTGGAAAAGCTGCCGACCCGTTATCAGGAGCTGGAGCGGAGCCAGAACTGGTGTGAAGACTGGGAGGGCAGACTGAGAGAGAGAATCCACTCTGTGAGCGCGGCGAGGAAGAATGGCATGACTTACTACACCTGA
- the thnsl2 gene encoding threonine synthase-like 2 isoform X2 produces the protein MQYCSTRGGVRGWDFRDVLFSGYAPDGGMFMPESLPLLSPDTLRSWKGMSYTKVVVEVASLFIPPQLIPRDDLEVLVGEALSGFCVPEVVRIARLKGGLSILELFHGDTLAFKDLAMTCTVRFLNYFLQKENRRATVLVGTSGDTGGSAIQSAKGLPGLDVVVVYPRGRITPVQEKHMISCLKDNIHVFAAGLIVKQMGLPLKLVAMVNSNDIVHRMVTSGDFSMAANVTQTLAPAIDIQDPYNMERVFWLLLGRDGPKVKAMMEEFQRSHRHSLPENHRRLLSQVLSTGTVTDEGILETMRNCWEENQYVLCPHTAVAVWHHYHCPHSAQLNRCYIATASPAKFQAAVEKAGLTFDLPEAVLALEKLPTRYQELERSQNWCEDWEGRLRERIHSVSAARKNGMTYYT, from the exons ATGCAGTACTGCAGTACTCGTGGTGGGGTCAGGGGCTGGGACTTCCGGGATGTGCTGTTTTCGGGCTACGCCCCAGATGGAGGGATGTTCATGCCAGAGAGTTTGCCTCTGCTGAGCCCCGACACCCTCAGGAGCTGGAAGGGGATGTCCTACACCAAAGTGGTGGTGGAAGTCGCTTCACTGTTCATCCCTCCTCAGCTGATCCCCAGAGACGACCTGGAGG TCCTTGTGGGTGAAGCCCTGTCTGGCTTCTGTGTGCCAGAGGTGGTCCGAATCGCCAGGCTGAAGGGGGGTCTGTCCATCCTGGAGCTCTTCCATGGAGACACCCTGGCCTTTAAGGACCTTGCTATGACCTGCACTGTGCGCTTCCTAAACTACTTCCTGCAAAAAGAGAACCGCAGGGCAACTGTTCTCGTAG GTACGTCTGGGGACACCGGTGGCTCGGCCATCCAGAGTGCCAAAGGTCTCCCGGGGCTGGACGTGGTGGTGGTTTACCCCCGAGGACGCATCACTCCAGTGCAAGAGAAGCACATGATCTCCTGCCTGAAGGATAACATCCATGTTTTTGCAG CCGGCCTCATCGTAAAGCAGATGGGACTCCCCTTGAAActggttgccatggtgaattCCAATGACATCGTGCACAGGATGGTAACCAGCGGTGATTTTTCCATGGCAGCTAACGTCACACAGACGTTGGCCCCGGCTATAGACATCCAG GACCCATACAACATGGAGCGAGTGTTCTGGCTGCTGCTGGGCAGAGACGGCCCCAAAGTGAAGGCGATGATGGAGGAGTTTCAGCGCTCGCACCGACACTCACTGCCTGAGAACCACCGCAGACTG ttgtCGCAGGTTCTGTCGACGGGGACAGTGACGGACGAGGGGATCCTGGAAACCATGAGGAACTGCTGGGAGGAGAACCAGTATGTGCTGTGTCCTCACACAGCTGTGGCAGTTTGGCATCACTACCACTGTCCTCACAGCGCCCAGCTCAACAG ATGTTACATTGCAACTGCTTCTCCGGCCAAATTTCAGGCAGCAGTGGAGAAGGCaggtttgacctttgaccttccaGAGGCGGTGCTGGCTTTGGAAAAGCTGCCGACCCGTTATCAGGAGCTGGAGCGGAGCCAGAACTGGTGTGAAGACTGGGAGGGCAGACTGAGAGAGAGAATCCACTCTGTGAGCGCGGCGAGGAAGAATGGCATGACTTACTACACCTGA
- the tbc1d13 gene encoding TBC1 domain family member 13, whose translation MSTAYRNRIQEFKVALAEEKINLKTLRELCFNGIPFEGGIRALCWKILLNYLPVDQTQWESFLKKQREVYSQFLKEMIIQPGIAKANLGLSREDVTMEDHPLNPNPDSRWNTYFKDNEILLQIDKDVRRLYPDMAFFQRPTEYPCQLILDPQNDYETLRRRVEQTTLKSQTVNCNRSGVTNVSSPGKALNLYPSNEYEVLPNGSEAHWEVVERILFIYAKLNPGIAYVQGMNEIVGPIYYTFATDPNSEWKEHAEADTFFCFTNLMSENRDNFIKSLDDSQCGITYKMESVYSMLKDKDMELYLKLEEQNIKPQYFTFRWLTLLLSQEFLLPDVIRIWDTLFSDQDRFHFLILVCCAMLILIRDNLLAGDFTVNMRLLQDYPISDVHTILTKAKELQDTS comes from the exons ATGTCTACAGCGTACAGAAACAG GATACAAGAGTTCAAAGTTGCCTTGGCTGAAGAAAAAATCAACTTGAAGACACTGAGGGAGCTGTGCTTCAATG GAATCCCTTTTGAAGGAGGCATACGAGCGCTCTGCTGGAAG ATCCTTCTTAATTACCTACCTGTTGATCAGACCCAGTGGGAGTCTTTCCTGAAAAAGCAAAG GGAGGTGTACTCCCAGTTCCTAAAGGAGATGATCATCCAGCCCGGCATCGCCAAAGCCAACCTGGGCCTTTCCAGAGAAGACGTGACGATGGAGGACCAC CCTCTGAATCCAAACCCTGACAGCAGGTGGAACACCTACTTTAAAGATAATGAAATTCTGCTGCAGATCGACAAAGACGTGAG GCGGCTGTACCCGGACATGGCGTTCTTCCAGCGCCCCACGGAGTACCCCTGTCAGCTGATCCTGGACCCTCAGAACGACTACGAGACGCTGCGTCGGCGAGTGGAGCAGACCACGCTGAAGTCACAAACAGTGAACTGCAACCGCAGCGGGGTCACTAAT GTGAGTTCACCTGGAAAGGCGCTGAACCTGTATCCGTCTAACGAGTACGAGGTGCTGCCCAATGGCAGTGAAGCCCATTGGGAGGTGGTAGAGCGGATCCTCTTCATTTATGCCAAACTCAACCCTGGCATCGCCTACGTCCAGGGCATGAATGAGATTGTGGGGCCAATTTACTACACGTTTGCCACAGATCCCAACAGCGAGTGGAAAG AGCACGCCGAGGCGGACACCTTCTTCTGTTTCACCAATCTGATGTCAGAGAACAGAGATAACTTCATCAAGAGCCTGGATGACTCTCAGTGTGGCATCACCTACAAGATGGAGAGCGTGTACTCCATGCTCAAAGACAAAGACATGGAGCTATATCTTAAGCTG GAAGAGCAGAACATCAAACCACAATATTTCACCTTCCGCTGGCTCACCCTGTTGTTATCTCAGGAGTTCCTCCTGCCAGATGTCATCCGCATCTGGGACACACTTTTTTCTGACCAGGACAGATTCCATTTCCTCATCCTGGTCTGCTGCGCTATGCTCAT ACTCATCCGGGATAACTTATTGGCTGGTGATTTCACAGTGAACATGAGATTACTGCAG GATTACCCCATCTCAGACGTCCACACCATCCTGACCAAAGCCAAAGAGCTGCAGGATACGTCCTAA